Proteins encoded by one window of Psychrilyobacter piezotolerans:
- a CDS encoding nitrilase-related carbon-nitrogen hydrolase has protein sequence MKLAVAQINPTLGNVEKNKIKMISYIESAIKKGVELVVFPELSLTGYLLEELTFDVAGIPVEFYELSKKISILFGGVEESRDYYYYNSAFYLEDGKLQHTHRKVYLPTYGLFDEGRYLKSGNEIKAFDTKFGRFGILICEDAWHLSNPYVLSMDGADYVFTLVNSPSRGAQGAKLSPNQTWDEMMKTYSKLLTSFYIFAHRVGYEDGVNFFGGSRVYSPNGDILGEAKTFEEEMIVVDLDKRDLRRARINNPVMRDEKPELVMRSLKKIIG, from the coding sequence ATGAAATTAGCAGTAGCACAAATAAATCCAACACTTGGGAATGTAGAAAAAAATAAGATAAAGATGATATCATATATAGAAAGTGCTATAAAAAAAGGAGTGGAACTGGTAGTTTTTCCAGAACTGTCTCTGACTGGATACCTTTTGGAGGAATTGACCTTTGATGTGGCAGGAATCCCGGTAGAATTTTATGAGCTGAGTAAAAAAATAAGTATTTTATTTGGTGGGGTTGAGGAAAGCAGGGATTATTATTACTATAACTCTGCCTTCTATTTAGAGGATGGAAAATTGCAGCATACCCATAGAAAGGTCTATCTGCCTACCTATGGTCTTTTTGATGAGGGAAGATATTTAAAATCCGGGAATGAAATAAAGGCATTTGATACTAAATTCGGCAGGTTCGGTATCTTGATATGTGAAGATGCCTGGCATCTTTCAAACCCTTATGTGTTAAGTATGGATGGAGCCGACTATGTATTTACCCTGGTAAACAGCCCCTCAAGGGGAGCTCAGGGGGCGAAATTATCTCCTAACCAGACTTGGGATGAGATGATGAAGACTTATTCTAAATTACTCACAAGTTTTTATATCTTTGCCCACAGGGTAGGGTATGAAGATGGGGTAAACTTTTTTGGCGGATCCAGGGTATATTCTCCCAATGGGGATATTTTAGGTGAAGCTAAAACCTTTGAAGAGGAAATGATAGTGGTGGATTTAGATAAGAGAGATTTGAGAAGAGCCAGGATAAATAACCCTGTCATGAGAGATGAAAAACCAGAATTAGTTATGAGAAGTTTAAAGAAGATAATTGGATAA
- the ispD gene encoding 2-C-methyl-D-erythritol 4-phosphate cytidylyltransferase — translation MHSSNAEIDYYYIVAAAGVGKRMELDYPKQFLEVEGKPIFIKTLEVIEKNNRVTGIVVVTNKEYISEVKKMCRTFEITKVIDVVSGGKERQDSIYNALKQIPKESIIGVQDGVRPFIEDRYIEESYAKLMKETDLDGVVVGVPIKDTIKVVNSKGEIVETPKRDQLFAAQTPQVFRGEILHRSYKTARKQKFLGTDDSSLVEKAGGRVGVLAGSYENIKITTPEDLLVFSKEKIKR, via the coding sequence ATGCACAGTAGTAACGCTGAAATAGATTATTATTATATAGTAGCAGCAGCAGGAGTCGGGAAGAGGATGGAGCTCGACTACCCCAAGCAATTTTTAGAGGTAGAGGGGAAACCAATATTTATAAAGACTCTGGAAGTGATTGAAAAAAATAACAGGGTGACAGGAATTGTAGTTGTTACCAATAAAGAGTATATCTCTGAAGTGAAAAAGATGTGTAGAACCTTTGAAATAACCAAGGTGATAGACGTGGTCAGCGGCGGAAAGGAAAGGCAGGATTCGATCTATAATGCATTAAAGCAGATTCCAAAAGAAAGTATAATTGGAGTTCAGGATGGGGTAAGACCCTTTATAGAGGATAGATATATAGAGGAGTCTTATGCTAAACTGATGAAGGAAACTGATTTGGATGGGGTAGTTGTAGGAGTACCTATAAAAGATACTATAAAGGTAGTAAATTCAAAAGGGGAGATAGTAGAGACTCCTAAAAGAGACCAGTTATTCGCGGCCCAGACTCCTCAGGTATTTAGAGGGGAAATTCTGCACAGAAGTTATAAAACGGCCAGGAAACAAAAGTTTTTGGGGACAGACGATTCCTCCCTGGTGGAAAAAGCGGGGGGACGTGTAGGAGTTCTGGCGGGAAGTTATGAAAATATAAAGATAACTACACCGGAAGATCTACTTGTTTTTTCTAAAGAAAAAATAAAGAGATAA
- a CDS encoding endonuclease MutS2, producing MNEHSLSVLEFDKVKENISEYAILDETKGKILEIIPMKDINSIKKELENVQDFMDMLKYDGGIELSEIKNIVMYLKKTSLIGTYLDVEDLYHIARNLRVFRVIKTKFQELEGKYRGLHMRFKDIPTYKGIEELIEAVIDNQKEIKDTASLDLRDIRYSKKLIQNNIKRKFDDLISNPAYAKAIQEKIVTVRDGRSVIPVKTDFKGQIKGIEHDRSSSGQTVFIEPISVVSLNNKMRELEVREREEIRKILLRLTDNLRNNLVGLMEVGEALLDLDYLNAKCSYGLENKCIIPRLNQREYISIVEGRHPLINPREVVPLTFELGKNYNSLLITGPNTGGKTVALKTAGLLTVMTLSGIPITASDKTDIGYFSGVYADIGDEQSIEQNLSSFSAHLKNIQTILIGVTKASLVLLDELGSGTDPIEGSAFAMAVIDYLKEKKCKSMISTHYSEVKAHGYNEDGIETASMEFDSETLSPTYRLLMGIPGESNALTIAKRLGILPEVIERAKSYISDEDKKVEGMITNIKEQSDELEKSNEEVKKLKLEAEKLKDSYAEKVRTLEKEKEEILEKAYKESEEMMKNMQAKAKALVDKIQREDNKKDEVKDVQKSLNMLRNSMVEEKKRKLMMKPKVARKISYGVGDKVFVKSLKQHAIILRLFMNKDQAQVQAGILKMVVSLEDIGIMKEEKKKTYTKIHSHKGSSTTYKIDLRGQMVDEAINELENYMDRATLNGYTDIQVVHGKGTGQLRKGIQEYLKTCRYVASFRDANMNEGGLGCTVVTLK from the coding sequence ATGAATGAGCACAGTTTAAGCGTATTGGAGTTTGATAAAGTAAAAGAAAACATAAGTGAGTATGCTATTTTGGATGAAACTAAGGGGAAAATATTAGAGATTATCCCAATGAAAGATATAAATAGTATAAAGAAAGAATTAGAAAATGTACAAGACTTTATGGATATGCTGAAGTATGACGGCGGGATAGAACTGTCGGAGATAAAGAATATAGTGATGTATTTAAAGAAAACCAGCCTGATAGGAACTTATTTAGATGTAGAGGATCTGTATCATATTGCCAGAAACTTAAGGGTATTCAGAGTGATAAAAACTAAATTTCAGGAATTAGAGGGGAAATACAGAGGTCTGCATATGAGGTTTAAGGATATACCTACATATAAAGGAATAGAGGAATTGATTGAGGCAGTTATAGACAACCAGAAAGAGATAAAAGATACAGCCTCCCTTGACCTGAGAGATATCAGATATAGTAAAAAATTAATTCAAAATAATATCAAAAGAAAATTTGATGATCTTATTTCAAATCCTGCATATGCCAAGGCTATCCAGGAAAAGATAGTGACAGTAAGGGACGGCAGAAGTGTAATACCTGTAAAAACAGATTTTAAAGGGCAGATTAAGGGAATAGAGCACGACAGGTCATCTAGCGGACAGACAGTATTTATAGAGCCTATAAGTGTGGTTTCGTTGAATAACAAGATGAGAGAATTAGAGGTAAGGGAGAGAGAGGAGATCAGAAAGATCCTTCTGAGACTTACCGATAATCTGAGAAATAATCTAGTGGGGTTAATGGAAGTAGGAGAAGCTCTTTTAGATTTAGATTATTTAAATGCTAAGTGCAGCTATGGGCTGGAGAATAAATGCATAATCCCCAGATTAAATCAGAGGGAATATATTTCCATCGTAGAAGGAAGACATCCCTTGATCAATCCCAGAGAAGTTGTACCTTTAACTTTTGAATTGGGAAAAAATTATAACAGTCTGTTGATTACCGGGCCGAATACCGGAGGTAAAACAGTAGCTTTAAAAACAGCAGGACTGCTGACGGTTATGACATTATCCGGAATACCAATTACAGCCAGTGATAAAACAGATATTGGATACTTTAGTGGTGTCTATGCTGACATAGGTGATGAACAGAGTATTGAACAGAACCTGTCATCTTTTTCAGCACATCTAAAAAATATTCAAACTATCCTGATAGGAGTAACCAAGGCAAGTTTAGTATTGTTAGATGAGTTAGGTTCAGGAACAGACCCCATAGAGGGATCGGCATTTGCCATGGCAGTGATAGACTATCTCAAGGAAAAAAAGTGCAAATCTATGATATCTACCCATTATAGTGAGGTAAAGGCTCATGGGTACAATGAGGATGGGATAGAAACTGCATCTATGGAATTTGATTCTGAAACACTGTCTCCTACATATAGATTGCTCATGGGAATTCCAGGGGAAAGTAACGCTCTTACCATTGCCAAAAGACTGGGAATACTCCCTGAAGTAATTGAAAGAGCAAAAAGTTATATCAGTGATGAGGATAAAAAAGTAGAGGGAATGATAACCAACATAAAGGAACAATCGGATGAATTGGAAAAATCCAATGAAGAGGTAAAAAAATTAAAGTTAGAAGCTGAAAAGCTAAAGGATAGTTATGCTGAAAAAGTAAGAACACTGGAAAAAGAAAAAGAAGAAATATTGGAAAAGGCATATAAAGAATCGGAAGAGATGATGAAGAATATGCAGGCCAAGGCCAAAGCTCTGGTTGATAAAATTCAGAGGGAAGATAACAAAAAAGATGAGGTAAAGGATGTTCAAAAAAGTTTGAATATGCTTAGAAATTCCATGGTAGAAGAAAAAAAGAGAAAATTAATGATGAAACCAAAGGTTGCCAGAAAGATATCTTATGGGGTAGGAGACAAGGTCTTTGTAAAGAGTTTAAAACAGCATGCAATTATCCTGCGTTTATTTATGAACAAGGATCAGGCTCAGGTACAGGCAGGAATCCTAAAGATGGTAGTATCATTGGAAGATATAGGTATAATGAAGGAAGAGAAGAAAAAAACATACACTAAGATCCACAGTCATAAAGGAAGCAGCACTACCTACAAGATCGATCTGAGGGGCCAGATGGTAGATGAGGCGATCAATGAATTGGAAAACTATATGGATAGAGCTACATTGAACGGATATACTGATATTCAGGTAGTTCACGGAAAAGGAACCGGGCAGCTGAGAAAGGGGATCCAGGAATACCTTAAAACATGCAGATATGTAGCTAGTTTTAGAGATGCAAATATGAATGAAGGTGGATTGGGATGCACAGTAGTAACGCTGAAATAG
- the rpmB gene encoding 50S ribosomal protein L28, which translates to MKRCEITGKGITFGHSISHAHNMNKRIWKPNLQTVKVEINGQLTKVKVCVKMLRSLKAADSVEVARILKKNAATLSPRITKVLSK; encoded by the coding sequence ATGAAAAGATGTGAAATCACTGGTAAAGGAATTACTTTCGGACACAGTATCTCTCATGCTCATAACATGAACAAGAGAATATGGAAGCCAAACTTACAAACAGTTAAAGTTGAAATCAACGGTCAATTAACTAAAGTAAAAGTTTGTGTTAAAATGTTAAGATCTTTAAAAGCTGCAGATTCAGTTGAAGTTGCTAGAATTTTAAAGAAAAATGCTGCTACTTTAAGCCCTAGAATCACTAAGGTTTTAAGCAAGTAA
- a CDS encoding DUF2721 domain-containing protein, whose amino-acid sequence MNYVIPALLFSGISMFFNGYTIRYLNLSRLIRDFHSRPDKDCNLKAQIEIFRLRVKYIKWIQLFSVFSLLLATLSVFTIFFEYIQTGWILFAFSIISFLISLIISALEIKISTTALNISTKNGGDPRCS is encoded by the coding sequence ATGAACTATGTCATTCCGGCACTGTTATTTTCAGGAATTTCCATGTTTTTTAATGGGTATACCATTAGATATTTAAATTTATCCAGGTTAATCAGAGATTTTCATAGCCGCCCGGATAAAGATTGTAATCTCAAAGCCCAGATAGAAATTTTTAGATTACGGGTAAAATATATTAAGTGGATACAATTATTTTCTGTATTTTCCCTGCTTTTAGCCACTTTGTCTGTATTCACTATTTTTTTTGAATATATTCAGACTGGATGGATTTTATTTGCATTTTCCATCATCAGTTTTTTAATATCTCTCATTATTTCTGCCCTGGAAATTAAAATTTCTACAACAGCTTTAAATATTTCCACAAAAAACGGAGGCGATCCAAGATGCAGTTAA
- a CDS encoding DUF2721 domain-containing protein: MQLTLTTPALIFSTISLLLLAYTSRFLALANLIRSLHSQASQEINRVDILMPQIENLRLRVKIIKNMQLIAIISLFFCVFSMFLIFLQQMILAEFAFAVSLILLMISLSLSAIEINISVKALNIELSQCVGDRCKLVK, from the coding sequence ATGCAGTTAACACTTACAACCCCGGCACTAATTTTTTCTACTATCTCACTTTTACTTTTGGCATATACCAGCAGATTTTTGGCCTTAGCTAACCTTATCAGGTCGCTGCACAGTCAGGCTTCTCAAGAGATAAATAGAGTTGATATCCTCATGCCCCAGATAGAAAATTTAAGATTGAGGGTAAAAATTATAAAAAATATGCAGTTAATAGCAATTATTTCCCTGTTTTTCTGTGTTTTTTCCATGTTTTTAATATTTTTACAGCAGATGATCTTGGCAGAATTTGCCTTTGCGGTCAGTCTGATCTTACTCATGATCTCACTGTCCCTTTCTGCTATAGAGATCAATATATCGGTAAAAGCACTGAATATAGAGTTGAGCCAGTGTGTAGGAGATCGGTGTAAATTAGTTAAATAA
- a CDS encoding tetratricopeptide repeat protein, giving the protein MENKIFEIAKIHKITLKELGCKGISATYLTKIKKGHNALKEKHIPLLVDSFNEIFQEKNIDKVITIEDLYITPQQELDQLVNESLINKSIYSKEKQEEIENFERDKEVHSCKYRYIIAKHKQKTGREEEALKGYYDLLNNFSCSALFYSVLIEIIRLEKIELTYDIYLRYKKKIDTAPYKTKAILVYNTGVNLFETQKWKKAISCFEIVINMQEITKDYYRSYNNLGICYQNLDEYEKAIEYFKKSVSDPVNYHELEICYTNIISCAKRMKNEMLIKVTINKLENILKELKSEILYQTYRNIGLTYLYLGEKTKAIDAFEKEISFPIDLNHYHFNPIKYLDSIKQLALLYGNQPLKQQELIKIICKIPKKMICYDFLHIY; this is encoded by the coding sequence ATGGAAAACAAAATATTTGAAATAGCTAAAATACACAAAATAACTTTAAAAGAACTAGGGTGTAAAGGGATTAGCGCTACTTATCTTACTAAAATAAAAAAAGGACATAATGCTCTTAAAGAAAAACATATCCCTTTATTGGTTGATTCTTTTAATGAAATTTTTCAGGAAAAAAATATAGATAAGGTTATTACCATAGAAGATTTATATATTACTCCCCAACAGGAACTGGATCAATTAGTCAATGAAAGCCTTATAAATAAAAGTATTTATTCCAAGGAAAAACAAGAAGAAATTGAGAATTTTGAACGGGACAAAGAAGTTCACAGCTGTAAATACCGATATATTATAGCCAAGCATAAGCAAAAGACAGGCAGGGAAGAAGAAGCTTTAAAGGGCTATTATGATCTGTTAAATAATTTTTCTTGCTCCGCTCTTTTCTACTCCGTCTTAATTGAGATTATCAGATTGGAAAAAATTGAACTTACCTATGATATATACCTGAGATATAAAAAAAAGATAGATACAGCTCCATATAAAACAAAAGCTATCTTAGTTTATAATACCGGAGTGAACCTCTTTGAAACTCAAAAATGGAAGAAGGCTATTTCGTGTTTTGAAATTGTTATTAATATGCAGGAGATTACAAAAGACTACTACCGTTCTTACAATAATCTGGGAATTTGTTATCAAAATCTAGATGAATATGAAAAAGCCATTGAATACTTTAAAAAAAGTGTAAGTGACCCGGTAAATTATCATGAGTTAGAAATTTGTTATACTAATATCATTTCCTGTGCTAAAAGAATGAAAAATGAAATGCTGATAAAGGTTACTATTAATAAACTTGAAAATATACTTAAAGAGTTAAAAAGTGAAATATTGTATCAAACTTATCGGAATATAGGATTAACTTATTTATATTTAGGAGAAAAAACGAAAGCTATAGATGCATTTGAAAAGGAAATTTCATTTCCCATAGATCTTAACCATTATCACTTTAACCCGATTAAATATTTAGATTCTATTAAACAACTTGCTTTACTTTATGGGAATCAACCATTAAAACAGCAAGAATTAATAAAAATAATTTGTAAAATACCGAAAAAAATGATTTGTTACGATTTTTTGCACATATATTAA
- a CDS encoding HdeD family acid-resistance protein, with protein sequence MNKETKAGISLYLLAVLYIITGISGVIYPVVFSVYLIYILGAFFLLSGVINFIDGIKNLNNPAYHWGMSLFLGIIEIILSFSIFISPILSEVYLIVYIGILLLIRGLFIIFNSFGKKDELKTPHMSTAVVSILFGMLFVGIPMFSTELIVLAIAWFIIFSGVDLFIITMGMNKLYKE encoded by the coding sequence ATGAACAAAGAAACAAAGGCAGGTATTAGTCTCTATTTATTGGCGGTTCTCTATATTATTACAGGGATATCAGGGGTTATCTATCCAGTGGTATTTTCAGTATATTTAATCTATATTTTAGGAGCCTTCTTTTTATTAAGTGGGGTTATTAATTTTATAGATGGGATAAAAAATTTGAATAATCCAGCATATCATTGGGGGATGAGTCTGTTTTTAGGAATTATAGAGATTATTCTTTCCTTCTCAATTTTCATATCACCGATTCTTTCAGAGGTATATTTAATTGTTTATATTGGTATATTACTTTTAATCAGAGGTCTGTTTATTATCTTTAACTCATTTGGTAAAAAAGACGAACTTAAGACACCTCATATGTCGACGGCAGTTGTAAGTATACTATTTGGAATGTTATTTGTAGGAATCCCTATGTTTTCAACTGAACTAATAGTTCTTGCCATAGCTTGGTTTATAATATTTAGTGGGGTTGACCTATTTATTATAACAATGGGGATGAATAAACTGTATAAGGAGTAA
- a CDS encoding phosphatidylglycerol lysyltransferase domain-containing protein has product MKTLKAIKYLLLFNVPFVLSILTLFSGSLLLVSGIYPENLIIFNFLFKIFPEEVIFLSKYLINVTSILLIVMSYGLFKKMKRAWFLNNFILVGAILLLLLKGINYLECFILIFVLSLSLLSKDYFYRKGFLLKMNVSKIWLLYFFVLILISTIIGLSIHTDVRYSSSLWWNFSHNHSVFIFLHSILIGSLVILYYLGILFFKPFEVDGCEADIDKEEIKEILSHFNSSRGYFSLLSDKKFLLTDNRDGFIMYGTTKNNYISLGDPICRCEDIPILLDKFNTLGRVNDKNIAFYEIDESYLKYYLNLGLKVIKIGEEAVIDLPSFSLEGSENKKLRYVNSKLSKEGLKFEIFYDLKPVLNELKDISDEWLTTKKTREKEFSLGLFDEDYLKNFPIAVLYYNDEIIAFSNLLPTKDKKEMSIDLMRYSNKAPASTMEFLFIQIILWAQEEGYEKFSLGMAPLSGIETSMYANFWNRYAGFIYENSDTYYNFEGLKKFKNKFFPEWNSKYIAYSGNFNLLRLLLDITSLVSGGVLKVFKK; this is encoded by the coding sequence GTGAAAACCTTAAAAGCGATCAAGTACCTATTACTATTCAATGTTCCATTTGTTTTGAGTATCCTTACTCTATTTAGCGGCTCTCTTCTATTGGTAAGCGGAATCTACCCTGAAAATCTGATTATTTTTAACTTTTTATTTAAAATATTTCCAGAGGAAGTAATTTTTCTTTCGAAATATCTTATAAATGTAACCTCTATTTTACTTATTGTTATGTCATACGGCCTTTTCAAAAAGATGAAAAGAGCCTGGTTCTTGAATAATTTCATCCTAGTAGGAGCGATCCTCCTTCTTCTTCTAAAGGGGATCAACTACTTAGAGTGTTTTATCCTAATATTTGTACTGTCCCTTTCCCTTCTTTCAAAAGATTATTTTTATAGAAAGGGATTTCTTCTTAAAATGAATGTTTCTAAAATATGGTTACTCTACTTTTTTGTGCTTATACTAATCTCAACAATCATTGGTTTAAGTATCCATACAGATGTTCGCTACAGCAGCTCTCTTTGGTGGAATTTCAGTCACAATCATAGCGTTTTTATATTTTTACACAGTATTCTTATAGGTAGTTTAGTTATTCTGTATTACTTAGGGATATTATTTTTTAAACCATTTGAAGTTGATGGCTGTGAAGCTGATATAGATAAAGAGGAGATTAAAGAAATTCTCTCTCATTTCAACTCAAGTCGTGGATATTTTTCACTTTTAAGTGATAAAAAGTTTTTACTCACCGATAATAGAGATGGCTTCATTATGTACGGAACGACTAAAAACAACTATATTTCTTTAGGAGATCCAATCTGCCGCTGTGAGGATATACCTATTTTATTGGATAAATTCAATACCTTAGGCCGGGTGAATGATAAAAATATTGCATTCTACGAGATCGATGAATCTTATTTAAAATACTATCTTAACCTAGGTCTAAAAGTTATTAAGATAGGCGAGGAAGCTGTAATTGACCTCCCATCCTTCTCCCTTGAGGGTTCTGAAAACAAAAAACTCAGATATGTTAACAGTAAGCTGTCTAAAGAGGGATTAAAATTTGAAATTTTTTATGACTTGAAGCCTGTCTTAAATGAGCTGAAAGATATTTCAGATGAATGGTTAACTACTAAAAAAACCAGGGAAAAGGAATTTTCCCTTGGACTTTTTGATGAAGATTATTTAAAAAATTTTCCAATTGCTGTACTGTATTATAACGATGAAATCATTGCTTTCTCCAATCTTTTACCTACAAAAGATAAAAAAGAGATGTCTATAGATCTTATGAGATATTCAAATAAAGCTCCTGCAAGTACAATGGAGTTCCTGTTTATTCAAATAATCCTATGGGCTCAGGAAGAAGGATATGAAAAATTTTCTCTTGGGATGGCTCCATTATCAGGAATAGAAACGAGCATGTATGCTAACTTTTGGAATAGATATGCTGGATTTATATATGAAAATTCCGATACTTACTACAACTTTGAAGGACTTAAAAAATTTAAAAATAAGTTTTTTCCAGAATGGAATTCTAAATATATAGCTTATAGCGGAAATTTTAACCTCCTTCGACTTCTCCTTGATATTACTTCCCTTGTTTCTGGAGGAGTGCTAAAGGTTTTTAAAAAATAA
- a CDS encoding TVP38/TMEM64 family protein, producing MKKIDYLLLGVFILILYFSHTYFDLNSIMDIVKKSGRLAPVIFILIYTFTLLLMLPVLPLTIMSALIFGGFMGAFYNTIACTLGLIISFGITRSKISTSILKKIEKVKFFNVIKKGVNRNFMKTILITRCVPVFSYGIQNYIYGLVEVKFTPYLIISTIFTYIMNLFYTTGFSKIFENKKIEHSLLFLILFLSLIKGISYLYTEKSNNFKKEENL from the coding sequence ATGAAAAAAATTGATTATTTGTTATTAGGAGTATTTATTCTTATACTCTACTTTTCTCATACTTATTTTGATTTAAACAGCATCATGGATATTGTTAAGAAGAGCGGACGTTTAGCTCCTGTAATCTTTATACTTATTTATACTTTTACCCTTCTTTTAATGCTTCCAGTCCTTCCACTTACAATAATGAGTGCTCTTATTTTTGGTGGTTTTATGGGTGCATTTTACAACACAATAGCCTGTACCCTGGGACTGATTATTTCTTTTGGTATAACCAGATCTAAAATCAGCACTTCAATTTTAAAAAAAATAGAAAAAGTAAAGTTTTTTAATGTTATAAAAAAAGGTGTGAATAGAAATTTTATGAAAACAATTTTGATTACAAGGTGTGTTCCTGTTTTTTCATATGGAATACAAAATTATATATATGGACTCGTTGAAGTGAAATTTACGCCATACCTTATAATCTCTACTATTTTCACGTATATTATGAATCTTTTCTATACTACTGGTTTTAGCAAAATCTTCGAGAATAAAAAAATAGAACACTCATTGCTATTTCTCATCTTGTTTTTAAGTTTAATAAAAGGAATCAGTTACTTGTACACTGAAAAATCAAATAATTTTAAAAAGGAGGAAAATCTGTGA
- a CDS encoding glycosyltransferase family 9 protein, giving the protein MGEKMRILIIRLSSIGDVILTTPILKKLKEKNKNLKIDFIVLDKFKDAIEGNPNIDNLITFKKDTDDGIKNIRRFSKMLKENNYDYVFDLHSKVRSRLITFFLGEKTFRYIKRSLYKTILVKLGLIKYRADNTIVKNYFDAFKVLGIEYTGEDLEFNFTCEDEKKVENYKNYVVFAPGASKNTKKWTVEGFGKLAQLVKEKYKTEIILIGSPKEKEECEEINKISGNICINLAGRLSLKESGALLAGAKFLVTNDSGPFHIGRGVKTKSYVIFGPTDPTMFEYDELGVLIYGNEPCSPCSLHGDKKCPKDHFNCMKNISAEDLMGEIEKK; this is encoded by the coding sequence TTGGGGGAAAAAATGAGAATATTAATAATAAGACTGAGTTCAATAGGGGATGTTATCTTGACCACCCCAATCCTGAAAAAATTAAAAGAAAAAAATAAAAACTTAAAGATTGACTTTATAGTCTTGGATAAATTTAAAGACGCCATAGAGGGTAATCCCAATATAGATAACCTGATAACCTTTAAAAAAGATACAGATGACGGGATAAAAAATATAAGGCGATTTTCAAAGATGTTGAAAGAAAATAACTATGATTATGTGTTTGATCTGCACTCCAAGGTAAGATCCAGATTAATCACATTTTTTTTGGGAGAGAAAACTTTCAGGTATATAAAAAGATCGCTATATAAGACTATCCTGGTAAAATTAGGATTGATTAAGTATAGGGCTGACAATACCATAGTAAAAAATTATTTTGATGCCTTCAAGGTTTTGGGAATAGAGTACACCGGGGAAGATCTGGAGTTTAATTTTACCTGTGAGGATGAAAAAAAAGTAGAGAACTATAAAAATTATGTAGTGTTTGCACCGGGAGCTTCTAAAAACACTAAAAAGTGGACTGTAGAAGGATTTGGTAAACTGGCTCAATTGGTAAAGGAAAAATATAAGACAGAGATAATCCTCATAGGAAGCCCCAAAGAGAAGGAAGAGTGTGAGGAGATCAATAAAATAAGTGGAAATATCTGCATAAATCTGGCTGGCAGACTAAGCCTGAAAGAGAGCGGGGCATTGTTAGCAGGAGCAAAATTTTTGGTGACCAATGACTCGGGACCATTTCATATCGGGCGTGGAGTTAAGACTAAATCCTATGTAATATTCGGCCCTACAGATCCAACTATGTTTGAGTACGATGAATTAGGAGTTTTGATCTATGGAAATGAACCCTGTTCTCCATGTTCTCTGCACGGGGATAAAAAATGTCCTAAGGATCATTTTAACTGTATGAAGAATATAAGTGCTGAAGACCTTATGGGAGAAATAGAGAAAAAATAA